From Rutidosis leptorrhynchoides isolate AG116_Rl617_1_P2 chromosome 3, CSIRO_AGI_Rlap_v1, whole genome shotgun sequence, a single genomic window includes:
- the LOC139899850 gene encoding uncharacterized protein — MCTISLNIRGLGQLGKITWLKRICNKEKPTILGLQETKCEHTHDNIIESFWGNSDFKFVQKDSVGASGGIITIWDCNTFVFDHAIEGEFFLAICGSWVGYDSKIAFINVYGPHSSSKKQRLWSELSSLINSLTIPFIIFGDFNEVRKASEHMNCEFNQQWATNFNNFINNFGLIDIPPWR; from the coding sequence ATGTGTACGATATCTCTTAACATTCGGGGACTTGGGCAATTGGGTAAAATTACTTGGCTTAAACGTATTTGTAACAAAGAGAAACCTACTATACTTGGACTACAGGAAACTAAATGTGAACACACTCATGATAACATCATTGAATCATTCTGGGGAAACTCCGACTTCAAATTCGTCCAAAAAGATTCGGTTGGGGCATCAGGGGGAATCATCACTATTTGGGACTGTAATACATTCGTCTTCGATCACGCTATTGAAGGCGAATTTTTTCTTGCAATTTGCGGATCATGGGTGGGTTATGATTCTAAGATTGCATTCATAAATGTATACGGCCCACACTCCTCTTCCAAAAAACAAAGACTATGGTCTGAGTTATCTTCCCTTATAAACTCCCTCACAATTCCTTTCATCATATTCGGTGACTTTAATGAAGTTAGAAAAGCCTCAGAACACATGAATTGTGAATTTAATCAACAATGGGCCACTAATTTTAATAACTTCATTAATAACTTCGGACTAATTGACATCCCCCCTTGGCGGTAA